The proteins below are encoded in one region of Pacificitalea manganoxidans:
- a CDS encoding monovalent cation:proton antiporter-2 (CPA2) family protein — protein sequence MEGFFYSATIYLTAAVVAVPLASRLGLGSVLGYLLAGIAIGPVLDIVGSETEDIQHFAEFGVVMMLFLIGLELEPRALWEMRHKLLGLGGAQVLLTVGAVYVAAAFLFDLSWNVALATGLVLALSSTAIVLQTLNEKGLMRTQGGRSSFSVLLTQDVAVIPMLVMIPLLPQVAATASDSGDGHGAGEAAAVAPGSADQTVQAARSLVESLPGWGVALVTLAAVGAIVFTGRYLTAPLFRFIHMSRLREMYTATALLIVVSIALLMSMVGISPALGAFLAGVLLATSEFRHELEANIEPFKGLLLGLFFITVGAGVDFEVLLRDPAIIIGATLGMMAVKGALLYALGTAGRMRGRDRWLFTLGLAQAGEFGFVLISFSLQQSVLPEPLAEQLLLIIALSMLLTPLFFIGYEWLSRRATDDGDALPEPDEIDERGPVIIAGIGRFGQVVNRMVQMGGVQTTVLDHDLATIQLMRKFGFKGFFGDPTRPELLHAAGLLEARVLVVALDDTKAAVELVRYARAERPDLHIVARARDRLHVYELYRAGANDIIREMFDSSLRAARYVLENMDYSDFEAKELERAFYKHDRTALQELAKLWDPQVPVSQNEAYIARARELDKDLETALVSNQAEQAEAENSAPSGPSLATGSFVPGGSLTSGARDPKD from the coding sequence ATGGAAGGCTTCTTTTATTCGGCCACCATTTACCTGACCGCCGCTGTCGTCGCGGTGCCGCTGGCCTCGCGGTTGGGGCTGGGGTCTGTGCTGGGCTACCTGTTGGCGGGGATCGCCATTGGCCCCGTGCTCGATATCGTCGGTTCCGAAACCGAAGACATCCAGCACTTCGCGGAATTCGGCGTGGTCATGATGCTGTTCCTCATCGGGCTGGAATTGGAACCCCGCGCGCTGTGGGAGATGCGGCATAAGCTGCTGGGCCTCGGCGGGGCGCAGGTGCTGTTGACGGTGGGCGCGGTCTATGTCGCCGCCGCGTTCCTGTTCGATCTGTCGTGGAACGTGGCGCTGGCAACCGGTCTGGTGCTGGCGCTGTCCTCGACCGCCATCGTGCTGCAAACCCTGAATGAAAAGGGGCTGATGCGCACGCAGGGCGGGCGCTCATCCTTTTCGGTGCTGCTGACGCAGGACGTCGCCGTGATCCCGATGCTGGTGATGATCCCGCTGCTGCCGCAGGTCGCCGCCACGGCCTCGGACAGCGGCGATGGCCACGGGGCGGGGGAGGCAGCCGCCGTCGCGCCCGGCAGTGCCGATCAGACGGTGCAGGCCGCGCGCTCCCTCGTGGAAAGCCTGCCGGGCTGGGGCGTGGCGCTGGTCACGCTGGCCGCTGTGGGCGCCATCGTGTTCACCGGGCGCTACCTGACCGCGCCGCTGTTCCGTTTCATCCACATGTCGCGGCTGCGCGAGATGTATACCGCCACCGCCCTGCTGATCGTGGTGTCGATTGCGCTGTTGATGTCCATGGTCGGCATCTCGCCCGCGCTTGGCGCGTTCCTTGCGGGGGTGCTGCTCGCGACCTCCGAGTTCCGCCATGAGCTGGAAGCGAATATCGAGCCGTTCAAGGGCCTGCTGCTGGGGCTGTTCTTTATCACCGTGGGCGCGGGCGTCGATTTCGAGGTGCTGCTGCGCGATCCTGCGATCATCATCGGGGCGACGCTGGGCATGATGGCGGTGAAAGGCGCGCTGCTCTACGCGCTGGGGACCGCCGGGCGGATGCGCGGGCGCGACCGCTGGCTGTTCACGCTGGGGCTGGCGCAGGCGGGGGAGTTCGGCTTTGTGCTCATATCCTTCTCCCTGCAACAAAGCGTCCTGCCGGAGCCGCTGGCAGAGCAATTGCTGCTTATCATCGCGCTGTCGATGCTGCTGACGCCGCTGTTTTTCATCGGCTACGAATGGCTGTCGCGGCGCGCGACCGATGATGGCGACGCCCTGCCTGAGCCGGACGAAATCGACGAACGCGGCCCGGTCATCATCGCGGGGATCGGGCGGTTCGGGCAGGTGGTCAACCGCATGGTGCAGATGGGCGGGGTGCAGACCACGGTGCTGGACCATGACCTTGCCACCATCCAATTGATGCGCAAATTCGGGTTCAAGGGCTTCTTTGGCGATCCCACGCGCCCCGAACTGCTCCATGCCGCCGGTCTGCTTGAGGCGCGGGTGCTGGTCGTGGCGCTGGATGATACCAAGGCGGCGGTCGAGCTTGTCCGCTACGCCCGTGCCGAACGCCCCGATCTGCACATCGTTGCCCGCGCCCGCGACCGGCTGCATGTCTATGAACTCTACCGGGCCGGGGCCAACGACATCATCCGCGAGATGTTCGACAGCTCCCTGCGGGCCGCGCGCTACGTTCTGGAAAACATGGACTACTCGGATTTCGAGGCCAAGGAATTGGAACGCGCGTTCTACAAACACGACCGCACCGCGTTGCAGGAACTGGCAAAGCTGTGGGATCCGCAGGTGCCCGTCAGCCAGAACGAGGCCTACATCGCCCGCGCCCGCGAATTGGACAAGGATCTGGAAACCGCGTTGGTCAGCAATCAAGCCGAACAGGCAGAGGCCGAAAACAGCGCGCCCAGCGGGCCGTCGCTTGCCACCGGTTCCTTCGTGCCCGGCGGCAGCCTGACCAGCGGCGCGCGCGATCCAAAGGACTAA
- a CDS encoding phosphoribosyl-ATP diphosphatase — translation MSAAGDNGAAIARLAATIEARKDAAPDSSWTAKLLAKGPEKCAEKFGEESVEAIIEAVKGDRARLASEAADVLYHLLVMCAARDVGLAEIEAELTRREGTSGIAEKAARPKG, via the coding sequence ATGAGCGCCGCAGGGGACAACGGCGCCGCCATCGCGCGGCTGGCCGCCACCATCGAGGCCCGCAAAGACGCCGCGCCGGACAGCAGCTGGACCGCGAAGCTGCTCGCCAAGGGCCCTGAGAAATGCGCCGAAAAATTCGGCGAGGAATCGGTCGAGGCGATCATCGAGGCGGTGAAGGGCGACCGCGCGCGGTTGGCCTCCGAGGCCGCCGATGTGCTGTATCACCTTCTCGTCATGTGCGCCGCGCGCGATGTGGGATTGGCCGAGATCGAGGCCGAACTGACCCGCCGCGAGGGCACCTCCGGCATCGCCGAGAAGGCCGCGCGACCCAAGGGCTGA
- the hisF gene encoding imidazole glycerol phosphate synthase subunit HisF, giving the protein MLKTRIIPCLDVADGRVVKGVNFVDLIDAGDPVESARAYDAAGADELCFLDIHATHENRGTMYDLATRTAEQCFMPLTIGGGVRTVDDVRNLLLAGADKVSFNSAAVADPDVVARAADRFGSQCIVVAIDAKTVAPGRWEIFTHGGRKPTGIDAIEFARTVTAKGAGEILLTSMDKDGTRSGFNIPLTRAISEAVPVPVIASGGVGNLDHLVEGVTEGKASAVLAASIFHFGDYTIGEAKAHMAQAGIPVRLT; this is encoded by the coding sequence ATGCTTAAAACCCGTATCATCCCCTGTCTCGACGTGGCCGATGGCCGTGTGGTGAAGGGCGTGAACTTCGTCGATCTGATCGATGCCGGCGATCCGGTGGAATCGGCGCGCGCCTATGATGCCGCCGGGGCCGACGAGCTGTGTTTCCTCGACATTCACGCGACGCATGAAAATCGCGGCACGATGTATGATCTGGCGACCCGCACCGCCGAACAGTGTTTTATGCCGCTGACCATTGGCGGCGGCGTGCGCACGGTGGACGATGTGCGCAACCTGCTGCTGGCGGGCGCGGATAAGGTCAGCTTCAACTCCGCCGCCGTGGCCGACCCCGATGTGGTCGCGCGCGCCGCCGACCGCTTCGGCAGCCAGTGCATCGTCGTGGCCATCGACGCCAAGACCGTTGCGCCGGGCCGGTGGGAGATTTTTACCCATGGCGGGCGCAAACCGACGGGCATTGATGCCATCGAGTTTGCCCGCACCGTCACCGCGAAGGGCGCGGGCGAGATCCTGCTGACTTCGATGGACAAGGACGGCACGCGCTCGGGCTTCAACATCCCGCTGACCCGCGCGATTTCCGAGGCCGTCCCGGTGCCGGTGATCGCATCGGGCGGGGTCGGCAACCTAGACCATCTGGTCGAAGGCGTGACCGAGGGCAAGGCCAGCGCGGTGCTGGCGGCGTCGATCTTCCATTTCGGGGATTACACGATTGGCGAGGCCAAGGCGCATATGGCGCAGGCCGGCATTCCGGTGCGGCTGACATGA
- a CDS encoding DUF302 domain-containing protein, protein MTRFTRPLAAAIALLGLTAGAASADIERLKAEGSVAETIDRLEQAVEGAGATIFARVDHAGGAASVDMELADAELLIFGNPQLGTPAMQADPLAGLALPLRVLAYADAEGQTWIAYEEPEEMFDDLDIDDDAPFVEKMEDALEKLTKAASGM, encoded by the coding sequence ATGACACGATTCACACGCCCGCTTGCCGCCGCGATTGCCCTGCTGGGCCTGACCGCTGGCGCCGCGAGTGCCGATATCGAGCGGCTGAAGGCCGAAGGCAGTGTCGCCGAAACCATCGACCGGCTGGAACAGGCGGTGGAAGGGGCCGGGGCGACGATCTTTGCCCGTGTCGATCATGCGGGCGGCGCGGCCTCGGTCGATATGGAGCTGGCCGACGCGGAACTGCTGATTTTCGGCAACCCGCAGCTGGGCACCCCGGCGATGCAGGCCGATCCGCTGGCGGGGCTTGCGCTGCCGCTGCGCGTGTTGGCCTACGCCGATGCCGAGGGCCAGACATGGATCGCCTATGAGGAGCCGGAGGAGATGTTTGACGATCTCGACATCGACGACGACGCGCCCTTCGTCGAGAAAATGGAAGACGCGCTGGAGAAACTGACCAAGGCCGCGTCGGGGATGTAA
- a CDS encoding ABC transporter ATP-binding protein, which yields MEPLLQVDQLTVTFGGIVALRDVDLRVMSGRTTAILGPNGAGKTTLFNAVAGVVTPSSGRILLGDADISAERPSIRSKRGIARTFQITQPFSGLTVIENVMVAIVSRGVGMAEARDEAADYVDFVGLGAKLDAPARTLSTGQRKRLELARALATRPRLLLLDEVTGGVDRPSIPEILDLIRRLREERGITVLVVEHNMEVLFGLADDAIFLNRGEVVVRGSMQEVAEHDAVRRIYLGDGDA from the coding sequence ATGGAGCCTTTGCTGCAGGTGGATCAGCTCACCGTCACCTTTGGCGGGATCGTCGCGTTGCGCGATGTCGACCTGCGCGTGATGTCGGGCCGGACCACCGCCATCCTCGGCCCCAACGGGGCAGGCAAGACCACCTTGTTCAACGCGGTCGCGGGCGTGGTGACGCCCAGTTCGGGCCGCATCCTGCTGGGCGACGCGGATATCAGCGCCGAACGTCCCAGCATCCGCAGCAAACGTGGCATCGCCCGCACCTTTCAGATCACGCAGCCGTTTTCCGGCCTGACGGTCATCGAAAATGTCATGGTCGCGATCGTGTCGCGCGGCGTGGGCATGGCCGAGGCCCGTGACGAAGCGGCGGACTATGTGGACTTTGTCGGTCTCGGCGCCAAGCTCGACGCTCCCGCCCGCACGCTCAGCACCGGTCAGCGCAAGCGTCTGGAACTGGCTCGCGCGCTGGCGACCCGGCCCCGGCTACTGCTGCTGGATGAGGTCACCGGTGGTGTCGACCGGCCCAGCATCCCTGAAATCCTCGACCTGATCCGCCGCCTGCGCGAAGAGCGCGGCATCACGGTGCTGGTGGTCGAACATAATATGGAAGTGCTGTTCGGGCTCGCCGATGACGCGATCTTCCTCAACCGTGGCGAGGTCGTCGTGCGCGGCTCGATGCAGGAGGTCGCGGAGCATGACGCCGTGCGCCGGATCTATCTGGGAGACGGCGATGCTTGA
- a CDS encoding ABC transporter ATP-binding protein: MLELNNIDVHYGATQVLWDVSMRVGAGEIVSVMGPNGSGKSTVLKAAMGLKKATRGAVILDGEDLQGKSATLRPKRGMSIVLERRRLFPRMSVRENIQLGAFTRTHAEAARTMDWVLDILPDLQAHLNATAGKLSGGQQQMVAIARGLMADPRVLLMDEPFLGLSPIMVRTVSDIMRTINEKGVAILFNEQNAKLSFALSHRGYLLESGRVVLSGSGEEMLDHPEVKRVYLGQKTEGAA, encoded by the coding sequence ATGCTTGAGCTCAACAACATCGATGTCCATTACGGCGCGACGCAGGTTCTGTGGGATGTTTCCATGCGCGTCGGCGCGGGGGAAATCGTGTCGGTCATGGGGCCCAACGGCTCGGGCAAAAGCACGGTGCTGAAGGCCGCGATGGGTCTGAAAAAGGCGACGCGCGGCGCGGTGATCCTCGACGGCGAAGACCTGCAAGGCAAATCCGCCACCCTGCGCCCCAAACGCGGCATGAGCATCGTGCTGGAACGCCGCCGCCTGTTTCCACGCATGAGTGTGCGCGAGAACATCCAGCTGGGCGCGTTCACCCGCACCCATGCGGAGGCCGCGCGCACGATGGACTGGGTGCTCGACATCCTTCCCGATCTGCAAGCGCATCTGAACGCCACCGCCGGCAAATTGTCAGGCGGGCAGCAGCAGATGGTCGCCATCGCGCGCGGCCTGATGGCCGATCCGCGCGTCCTGCTGATGGACGAGCCGTTCCTCGGCCTGTCGCCGATCATGGTCCGCACCGTGTCGGACATCATGCGCACCATCAACGAAAAGGGGGTCGCCATCCTCTTCAACGAACAGAATGCCAAACTGTCCTTCGCGCTCAGCCATCGCGGCTACCTGCTGGAAAGCGGCCGCGTCGTGCTCAGCGGCTCGGGCGAGGAGATGCTCGACCATCCGGAGGTCAAGCGCGTCTATCTGGGCCAGAAGACGGAGGGCGCGGCATGA
- a CDS encoding branched-chain amino acid ABC transporter permease translates to MSWLIETILNGLITGSIYALVGSGIALVYGTTRVLNFAHGELIMIAGYLVLFFTVTLGWNVWLASFLTLVMVAGAGALLQRATIAPLLARDDWAFRVIAATIGLSIFLQSGAQLVWGEQFRTLPYFFNGVAVIGDVRMPWQRIAILVIALLIMAASALVLYRTPLGRMVRATAQDAEAALAVGIPSGLVHTAVFAISAVLAGAGAILLSPLVTVNPWMGVAYLLKGFAVVILGGLGSFGGAVAAGFLLGLIESFGVAFAPTEWRDVISFTFLIAVIWVRPNGLFAGREA, encoded by the coding sequence ATGAGCTGGCTGATCGAAACCATTCTCAACGGGCTGATTACCGGATCGATTTATGCGCTGGTCGGTTCCGGCATCGCGCTGGTCTATGGCACAACGCGGGTGCTGAACTTCGCCCATGGCGAGTTGATCATGATCGCCGGCTATCTGGTGTTGTTCTTTACCGTGACGCTGGGCTGGAATGTGTGGCTGGCCTCGTTCCTGACGCTGGTCATGGTGGCGGGCGCGGGCGCGTTGCTGCAGCGGGCCACCATCGCGCCGTTGCTGGCGCGGGATGATTGGGCGTTCCGGGTCATCGCCGCCACCATCGGGCTGTCGATCTTTCTGCAAAGTGGGGCGCAGCTGGTCTGGGGCGAACAGTTCCGCACATTGCCCTATTTCTTCAACGGCGTGGCGGTGATCGGCGATGTGCGGATGCCGTGGCAGCGTATCGCGATCCTCGTGATCGCGTTGCTCATCATGGCGGCGTCGGCGCTGGTGCTTTACCGCACGCCTCTGGGCCGGATGGTGCGCGCCACCGCGCAGGATGCCGAAGCGGCGCTTGCCGTGGGGATCCCATCGGGGCTGGTGCATACGGCGGTCTTCGCGATTTCGGCGGTGCTGGCGGGGGCCGGGGCGATCCTGCTGTCGCCGCTGGTCACCGTGAACCCGTGGATGGGCGTGGCCTATCTGCTGAAAGGCTTCGCAGTGGTGATCCTTGGCGGGCTTGGTTCCTTTGGCGGGGCGGTCGCGGCGGGGTTCCTGCTGGGCCTGATCGAAAGCTTCGGCGTCGCCTTCGCGCCCACGGAATGGCGCGACGTGATCTCCTTCACCTTCCTCATCGCCGTGATCTGGGTCCGCCCCAACGGCCTCTTTGCCGGACGGGAGGCCTGA
- a CDS encoding branched-chain amino acid ABC transporter permease: MLEVFGRRPYLMLLGLAVALLIAPFLQLSDYVLHILTLFLIFGVFASGWNLTLGILGLKTLGHHAFFAIGAYISAIVAYYGGVSPWLTIWIGALVASAAGVLIGFPILRIRSMPHVAIVTLAFAEIVRLIFSNLKDITRGELGFWGIPPFEPITLGDTTLRFGIGNAIGSYALAAVIFVGVHLALLALLTSRPGLTFLAIRDSEAAAESLGIRLSVWKLVAFSVSAAVVGLSGGVYAHYMMILTPISVAGPEMLITLLAMIIVGGVGRFFGPLLGALLLTVLSELLREFGDFRMLLYGAVIIAFVFAAPQGLAGLKLPRLRDRAAAKRDRTA, from the coding sequence ATGCTCGAAGTCTTTGGTCGCCGCCCGTATCTGATGCTGCTCGGCCTTGCCGTCGCGCTGCTGATCGCGCCCTTCCTGCAGCTTAGCGACTATGTGCTGCACATCCTGACGCTGTTTCTGATCTTTGGCGTGTTTGCCAGCGGCTGGAACCTGACGCTGGGCATTCTGGGGCTCAAGACGCTGGGCCATCACGCGTTCTTTGCCATCGGGGCTTATATCTCGGCCATCGTCGCCTATTACGGCGGGGTCAGCCCGTGGCTGACGATCTGGATCGGGGCGCTTGTGGCCTCTGCCGCCGGGGTGCTGATCGGTTTCCCGATCCTGCGCATCCGGTCGATGCCGCATGTCGCCATCGTGACGCTGGCCTTTGCCGAAATCGTGCGGCTGATCTTCTCCAACCTCAAGGACATCACCCGTGGGGAGCTTGGCTTCTGGGGAATACCGCCGTTCGAGCCAATCACGCTGGGCGACACCACGCTGCGGTTCGGGATCGGCAATGCCATTGGCTCCTACGCGCTGGCGGCGGTGATCTTCGTCGGTGTGCATCTGGCGCTGCTGGCGTTGCTCACCTCCCGGCCCGGTCTGACCTTCCTTGCCATCCGCGACAGCGAAGCGGCGGCGGAAAGCCTCGGCATCCGGCTGTCGGTGTGGAAGCTGGTGGCCTTCTCGGTCAGCGCGGCGGTCGTCGGGCTCAGCGGCGGGGTCTACGCCCATTACATGATGATCCTGACGCCGATCTCGGTCGCCGGGCCGGAAATGCTCATCACGCTGCTGGCGATGATCATCGTCGGCGGGGTCGGGCGCTTCTTCGGGCCGCTTCTGGGCGCGCTGTTGCTGACCGTGCTGTCGGAATTGCTGCGCGAATTCGGCGACTTCCGGATGCTGCTTTACGGCGCTGTCATCATCGCCTTCGTCTTTGCCGCGCCACAGGGGCTGGCGGGGCTGAAATTGCCACGACTGCGGGACAGGGCAGCGGCCAAGCGCGATCGCACCGCCTGA
- a CDS encoding ABC transporter substrate-binding protein codes for MALKTTQRLSTGMLSAALALGLASGVSAQETVKIGVIGPMTGPAANTGIAHRQGMELAVKDWNDGTAETVSDTPPTAELVFEDSNSKPEVGISAAQRLMTRESVDMIIGDTLHSHVTMALMEMAPQYGVPILSAEPVSSAIADKVTADPERYKLYWKGNYNSDGYGEAVHSFYQWAFENGVIEEGNKTIAFVVEDTDYGLANAEKIGELFEESGWTVAATETAPTGTTDFYPQLSKLRDLDPAVLVSVFTLANSGISFVRQLGEQALEASHLGIFYPTRPEFMEAAPEIAEGMIWAALQFSPDVTPAHQEFSDRIAAEFDTPANYSHAHAYCTMMVALRAVDAAGSTDADAVADEIGKTEYDCLVGKFQFGEDHTVMSGADSIPLPVAQIQDGQSQIIWPENVATAEPK; via the coding sequence ATGGCTTTGAAAACAACTCAGCGGCTGTCGACGGGGATGCTGTCCGCCGCGCTGGCGCTTGGCCTTGCCAGCGGTGTCTCGGCGCAGGAGACGGTGAAAATCGGGGTGATCGGCCCCATGACCGGCCCGGCGGCCAACACCGGCATCGCCCATCGTCAGGGCATGGAACTGGCGGTGAAGGACTGGAACGACGGCACCGCCGAAACCGTCAGCGACACGCCCCCCACCGCCGAACTGGTGTTCGAGGATTCGAACTCCAAGCCGGAGGTCGGCATCAGCGCCGCGCAGCGTCTGATGACCCGCGAAAGCGTCGATATGATCATCGGGGACACGCTGCACAGCCACGTCACCATGGCGCTGATGGAAATGGCCCCGCAATACGGTGTGCCGATCCTGAGCGCTGAGCCGGTCTCCTCCGCCATCGCGGATAAGGTCACCGCCGACCCGGAGCGGTATAAGCTTTATTGGAAGGGCAACTATAACAGCGACGGCTACGGGGAGGCGGTGCATAGCTTCTACCAGTGGGCGTTCGAAAACGGCGTGATCGAAGAAGGCAACAAGACCATCGCCTTCGTGGTCGAGGATACCGATTACGGCCTCGCCAACGCCGAGAAGATCGGTGAACTCTTCGAGGAAAGCGGCTGGACCGTCGCCGCGACCGAAACCGCGCCCACCGGCACCACCGATTTCTATCCGCAGCTGTCCAAGCTGCGCGATCTGGATCCGGCGGTTCTGGTTTCGGTGTTCACGCTGGCGAACTCCGGTATCTCCTTCGTGCGGCAGCTGGGCGAACAGGCGCTTGAGGCCTCGCATCTGGGGATCTTCTACCCGACCCGGCCCGAATTCATGGAAGCCGCGCCGGAGATCGCCGAAGGCATGATCTGGGCCGCGCTTCAGTTCAGCCCGGACGTGACCCCGGCGCATCAGGAGTTCAGCGACCGGATCGCGGCGGAATTCGACACGCCCGCGAATTACAGCCACGCCCATGCCTATTGCACCATGATGGTCGCCCTGCGCGCCGTCGATGCCGCTGGCAGCACCGATGCTGACGCCGTCGCGGACGAGATCGGCAAGACCGAATATGACTGCCTCGTGGGCAAATTCCAGTTTGGCGAGGATCACACCGTCATGTCCGGTGCGGATTCGATCCCGCTGCCCGTGGCGCAGATCCAGGACGGTCAGAGCCAGATCATCTGGCCCGAAAACGTCGCGACCGCCGAGCCGAAATAA
- a CDS encoding FadR/GntR family transcriptional regulator gives MTDDSGPTAKPERGAMSGATGDRGKGSGTSSAPPGATTPRRTPRHGARKRSSIIAGEIRSRIITDGLDPGDSLPIEKLMIEDFGASRATIREALKELEVQGLIRMKTGPNGGPIVAGSSPLEALQAIRNFCYFEKVTIHDIYELRSALEVQMVQSAAGRIDAATFERLDALIEISAAPASDEAERRRQREAEFEFHTVLAEAAPNRLLTLMIEVIAGILVSATARDSARHQMHGDWSCENSRYHADIVAALRREDAEAAAALMHEHMTQAHRHLELIYGDLTLEDIALTPRERD, from the coding sequence ATGACGGATGACAGCGGACCTACGGCAAAGCCGGAGCGCGGCGCCATGAGCGGCGCGACAGGTGATAGGGGCAAGGGCAGCGGCACATCCTCCGCGCCCCCCGGCGCAACCACGCCCCGCCGCACCCCGCGCCACGGCGCGCGCAAACGGTCGTCGATCATCGCCGGGGAAATCCGCTCCCGCATCATCACCGACGGGCTCGATCCGGGCGACAGCCTGCCTATCGAGAAACTGATGATCGAGGATTTCGGCGCCAGCCGCGCCACCATCCGCGAGGCGCTGAAGGAGCTGGAGGTTCAGGGCCTTATCCGCATGAAGACCGGCCCCAATGGCGGTCCCATCGTCGCCGGCAGCAGCCCGCTCGAAGCGCTTCAGGCAATTCGCAACTTCTGCTATTTCGAGAAGGTCACGATCCACGACATCTATGAACTGCGCAGCGCGCTCGAAGTGCAGATGGTGCAGTCCGCCGCCGGGCGCATCGACGCCGCCACGTTCGAGCGGCTCGACGCGCTGATCGAGATATCCGCCGCCCCCGCCTCCGACGAGGCCGAGCGCCGCCGCCAGCGCGAAGCGGAATTCGAATTTCACACCGTGCTGGCCGAGGCCGCGCCGAACCGTCTGCTGACCCTGATGATCGAGGTGATCGCCGGGATCCTTGTCAGCGCCACCGCGCGCGACAGCGCCCGCCACCAGATGCATGGTGACTGGTCATGCGAGAACAGCCGCTACCACGCCGATATCGTCGCGGCCCTGCGCCGCGAGGATGCCGAGGCCGCCGCCGCGCTGATGCACGAACACATGACGCAGGCGCATCGCCATCTGGAGCTGATCTACGGCGATCTGACGCTGGAAGACATCGCGCTGACCCCGCGGGAGAGGGACTGA
- a CDS encoding FMN-binding negative transcriptional regulator → MYTPPAFAEPRPDRVLGLVEAHDFATLVHADGTDVALTQAPVFLHTPRHAAEATAVEGATLELHLARANALCRRLEQVPRLTVAVLGPSHYITPSWYETHGMVPTWNYAAVHLHCDVVPFTDPDRLHALFDRTAEAYEPAVGGDWSRAGDRQQMVDKLIRGIIGYRLTVRSHEASFKMSQNKTPADRTAVIDGLNGLDTPAAREVATMMADYLRETSTDD, encoded by the coding sequence ATGTATACGCCCCCCGCCTTTGCCGAGCCGCGCCCCGACCGGGTGCTGGGGCTGGTCGAAGCGCATGATTTCGCCACGCTCGTTCATGCCGATGGCACCGATGTGGCGCTGACCCAAGCGCCGGTGTTTCTGCACACGCCCCGCCATGCGGCGGAGGCCACAGCGGTCGAGGGCGCGACGTTGGAGTTGCACCTTGCCCGCGCCAACGCGCTGTGCCGCAGGTTGGAGCAGGTGCCGCGCCTGACCGTCGCCGTGCTGGGTCCGTCCCATTACATCACGCCCAGTTGGTATGAGACGCATGGCATGGTGCCGACATGGAATTACGCCGCCGTGCACCTGCATTGCGATGTCGTGCCCTTCACCGATCCCGACCGCCTGCACGCGCTGTTTGATCGCACCGCCGAAGCCTATGAGCCCGCTGTGGGGGGCGATTGGTCCCGCGCGGGCGACCGCCAGCAGATGGTCGATAAGCTGATCCGCGGCATCATCGGCTACCGCCTGACCGTGCGATCCCATGAGGCCAGCTTCAAGATGAGCCAGAATAAGACCCCCGCCGACCGCACCGCGGTGATCGACGGGTTGAACGGGCTCGATACGCCCGCCGCGCGGGAGGTGGCCACCATGATGGCCGACTATCTCCGGGAGACCAGCACAGATGACTGA
- a CDS encoding acetamidase/formamidase family protein: MTDATPYHLDRDVVAYHCGRDLPPRLTVAPGSIVTVATHDARSGRLKQPEDVIPTAPDFDAPGYPKTNPVTGPIAVEGAEPGDALAVTILDIDLDPQGFIIARPEWGVVQNSVPHQVARMLPVRDGAVEFGPGIRIPLRPNVGTIGTAPAGDGVATIHCGRHGGNMDSNAIRPGTTVHLPVNVAQGLLFVGDVHAVMSDSEAVGTGCEIGARVTLRVDLVKGAARDWPWMETDTKIISYGAAPVYEDAAEIAMEQMIDMVATRHDLSPAEAFMLIGLAGDMRINQSCRSPIDISMRVEFPKKLDGLAR; this comes from the coding sequence ATGACTGACGCCACCCCCTATCACCTTGATCGCGACGTGGTCGCCTATCATTGCGGGCGCGATCTGCCGCCGCGCCTGACCGTGGCGCCGGGCAGCATCGTCACCGTCGCCACCCATGACGCGCGCAGCGGGCGGCTGAAGCAGCCCGAAGACGTGATCCCCACCGCGCCCGATTTCGACGCGCCGGGCTACCCCAAGACCAACCCCGTCACCGGCCCCATCGCGGTCGAAGGCGCGGAGCCCGGCGATGCGCTGGCGGTGACGATCCTCGACATCGATCTGGACCCGCAGGGCTTCATCATCGCGCGACCCGAATGGGGCGTGGTGCAAAACAGCGTGCCGCATCAGGTCGCGCGCATGCTGCCGGTGCGCGACGGCGCGGTGGAATTTGGCCCCGGCATCCGCATCCCGCTGCGGCCCAATGTGGGCACTATCGGCACCGCGCCTGCGGGCGACGGCGTGGCGACCATCCATTGCGGGCGGCATGGCGGCAACATGGACAGCAACGCGATCCGCCCCGGCACCACGGTGCATCTGCCGGTCAATGTCGCGCAGGGTCTGCTGTTCGTGGGCGACGTCCACGCGGTGATGTCGGATAGCGAGGCCGTCGGCACCGGCTGCGAGATCGGCGCCCGCGTCACCCTGCGCGTCGATCTGGTCAAGGGCGCCGCCCGCGATTGGCCGTGGATGGAAACCGACACCAAGATCATCAGCTACGGCGCCGCCCCGGTCTATGAGGACGCCGCCGAAATCGCGATGGAGCAGATGATCGATATGGTCGCCACCCGCCATGACCTCAGCCCCGCCGAGGCATTCATGCTGATCGGGTTGGCGGGCGATATGCGGATCAACCAATCCTGCCGCTCGCCCATCGATATCAGCATGCGGGTCGAATTCCCCAAGAAACTGGACGGGCTGGCACGATGA